Proteins co-encoded in one Sebastes fasciatus isolate fSebFas1 chromosome 11, fSebFas1.pri, whole genome shotgun sequence genomic window:
- the LOC141776933 gene encoding sodium- and chloride-dependent GABA transporter 2-like isoform X1: MEPASDPEKSLMKDDDSPNPAPEKCDKRGQWANKRDFILSIVGEIIGLGNVWRFPYLCFKNGGGAFLVPYVVTLLTCGIPIFFLEVSLGQLTGQGGITCWRKICPLFEGVGYGGQMIMLYTNMYYIVILAWAFLYLFSSFHTVLPWASCNNTWNTENCVDYGHNDSVYGHINENATSPVKEFWLRRVLSLSGGIEEMGSIRWELAGCFLLSWIICYFCIWKGVKTSGKVVYLTATFPCVMLIVLLIRGLTLPGAVDGIQFYLSPDLTRLTDPQVWMDAGSQILFSYCVCSGCLQSLGSYNKYNNNCYRDTFALCTLNSLTSFVAGFAVFSVLGFMSHELGVDISMVAESGPGLAFIAYPRAVSMMPLPQLWAAFFFIMIIFLGLDTQFVCLEGLVTSISDLYPSFFFTGHRRKLLLLVICGVAFVIGLFMVTEGGLYVFLLFDYYACSGIPVMVFAILESICVGWIFGADRYYDKIKEMIGYYPSSYMKYCWRFFTPLVCAGILLFSLVKFTPLKYNNTYQYPWWGHAIGIFLALSSVILTPLWIIYSMAVTPGTVRQRLKTLCTPAADLCNTPKKTLYPETARSDTELSALTEKPKDGRSEETDCVLHP, from the exons ATGGAGCCAGCAAGTGATCCAGAGAAGAGTCTGATGAAAGATGACGACAGTCCAAATCCTGCTCCAGAAAAGTGTGACAAGAGAGGCCAGTGGGCCAACAAGAGGGATTTCATTTTGTCAATAGTCGGTGAAATCATCGGTCTGGGCAATGTTTGGAGATTTCCATATCTGTGCTTCAAAAATGGAGGAG GAGCTTTCTTGGTTCCTTATGTTGTGACCCTGCTCACCTGTGGAATCCCCATCTTCTTTCTGGAGGTATCTCTGGGACAGTTAACTGGTCAGGGTGGAATCACATGTTGGAGGAAAATATGTCCTTTATTTGAAG GTGTAGGCTACGGCGGTCAAATGATAATGCTATACACTAATATGTATTATATCGTCATCCTGGCTTGGGCTTTCCTCtacctcttctcctccttccacACTGTACTCCCCTGGGCCAGCTGCAACAACACCTGGAACACAG AGAACTGCGTTGATTATGGACATAATGATTCAGTTTATGGCCACATCAATGAAAATGCAACATCTCCAGTTAAAGAGTTCTGGCT GAGGAGAGTCCTGAGTTTGTCTGGAGGAATTGAGGAGATGGGCAGTATCCGCTGGGAACTGGCTGGATGCTTTCTCCTAAGCTGGATCATCTGTTACTTCTGTATCTGGAAAGGAGTCAAGACATCAGGAAAG GTCGTCTACTTAACGGCCACTTTTCCCTGCGTGATGTTGATTGTGTTGCTGATCCGTGGGCTGACATTACCAGGAGCTGTCGACGGAATTCAATTTTACCTTTCTCCTGATCTGACTCGTCTGACTGATCCTCAG GTGTGGATGGATGCTGGGAGCCAGATATTATTCTCCTATTGTGTCTGCTCAGGCTGTTTACAATCTCTTGGAAGctacaacaaatacaacaacaactgcTACAG agacACCTTTGCCTTGTGCACACTAAACAGTTTAACCAGCTTTGTTGCTGGCTTTGCAGTCTTCTCAGTCCTCGGCTTCATGTCGCATGAGTTGGGTGTTGACATCTCAATGGTAGCTGAATCAG GTCCTGGCCTGGCATTCATTGCTTACCCTCGGGCAGTATCCATGATGCCTTTACCACAACTCTGGGCTGCCTTCTTCTTCATTATGATAATCTTCCTTGGACTGGACACTCAG TTTGTGTGTCTGGAAGGCTTGGTGACATCCATATCAGACTTGTATCCATCCTTCTTTTTCACTGGTCATCGACGTAAACTACTTCTGCTGGTCATCTGTGGTGTAGCCTTCGTTATTGGCCTGTTCATGGTGACCGAG GGAGGACTTTATGTATTTCTGCTGTTTGACTACTATGCTTGCAGTGGAATACCAGTCATGGTTTTTGCCATTTTGGAGTCCATCTGTGTGGGATGGATATTTG GTGCTGATCGTTATTACgacaaaataaaggaaatgatcgGCTACTACCCCTCTTCGTATATGAAATATTGTTGGAGGTTCTTCACTCCACTTGTCTGTGCT GGAATATTGCTGTTCTCTCTGGTCAAGTTCACCCCGCTGAAATACAACAACACCTACCAGTACCCCTGGTGGGGTCACGCCATCGGGATATTTCTTGCTCTCTCTTCAGTTATCCTGACTCCTCTGTGGATTATCTATAGTATGGCAGTAACCCCGGGAACAGTGAGACAG AGACTGAAAACATTATGCACTCCAGCAGCCGACCTATGTAACACACCAAAGAAGACTCTTTACCCTGAAACGGCTCGTTCTGATACAGAGCTTAGTGCTTTAACTGAAAAACCAAAAGATGGCCGTTCTGAAG AAACTGATTGTGTTTTGCATCCCTGA
- the LOC141776933 gene encoding sodium- and chloride-dependent GABA transporter 2-like isoform X2 — translation MEPASDPEKSLMKDDDSPNPAPEKCDKRGQWANKRDFILSIVGEIIGLGNVWRFPYLCFKNGGGAFLVPYVVTLLTCGIPIFFLEVSLGQLTGQGGITCWRKICPLFEGVGYGGQMIMLYTNMYYIVILAWAFLYLFSSFHTVLPWASCNNTWNTENCVDYGHNDSVYGHINENATSPVKEFWLRRVLSLSGGIEEMGSIRWELAGCFLLSWIICYFCIWKGVKTSGKVWMDAGSQILFSYCVCSGCLQSLGSYNKYNNNCYRDTFALCTLNSLTSFVAGFAVFSVLGFMSHELGVDISMVAESGPGLAFIAYPRAVSMMPLPQLWAAFFFIMIIFLGLDTQFVCLEGLVTSISDLYPSFFFTGHRRKLLLLVICGVAFVIGLFMVTEGGLYVFLLFDYYACSGIPVMVFAILESICVGWIFGADRYYDKIKEMIGYYPSSYMKYCWRFFTPLVCAGILLFSLVKFTPLKYNNTYQYPWWGHAIGIFLALSSVILTPLWIIYSMAVTPGTVRQRLKTLCTPAADLCNTPKKTLYPETARSDTELSALTEKPKDGRSEETDCVLHP, via the exons ATGGAGCCAGCAAGTGATCCAGAGAAGAGTCTGATGAAAGATGACGACAGTCCAAATCCTGCTCCAGAAAAGTGTGACAAGAGAGGCCAGTGGGCCAACAAGAGGGATTTCATTTTGTCAATAGTCGGTGAAATCATCGGTCTGGGCAATGTTTGGAGATTTCCATATCTGTGCTTCAAAAATGGAGGAG GAGCTTTCTTGGTTCCTTATGTTGTGACCCTGCTCACCTGTGGAATCCCCATCTTCTTTCTGGAGGTATCTCTGGGACAGTTAACTGGTCAGGGTGGAATCACATGTTGGAGGAAAATATGTCCTTTATTTGAAG GTGTAGGCTACGGCGGTCAAATGATAATGCTATACACTAATATGTATTATATCGTCATCCTGGCTTGGGCTTTCCTCtacctcttctcctccttccacACTGTACTCCCCTGGGCCAGCTGCAACAACACCTGGAACACAG AGAACTGCGTTGATTATGGACATAATGATTCAGTTTATGGCCACATCAATGAAAATGCAACATCTCCAGTTAAAGAGTTCTGGCT GAGGAGAGTCCTGAGTTTGTCTGGAGGAATTGAGGAGATGGGCAGTATCCGCTGGGAACTGGCTGGATGCTTTCTCCTAAGCTGGATCATCTGTTACTTCTGTATCTGGAAAGGAGTCAAGACATCAGGAAAG GTGTGGATGGATGCTGGGAGCCAGATATTATTCTCCTATTGTGTCTGCTCAGGCTGTTTACAATCTCTTGGAAGctacaacaaatacaacaacaactgcTACAG agacACCTTTGCCTTGTGCACACTAAACAGTTTAACCAGCTTTGTTGCTGGCTTTGCAGTCTTCTCAGTCCTCGGCTTCATGTCGCATGAGTTGGGTGTTGACATCTCAATGGTAGCTGAATCAG GTCCTGGCCTGGCATTCATTGCTTACCCTCGGGCAGTATCCATGATGCCTTTACCACAACTCTGGGCTGCCTTCTTCTTCATTATGATAATCTTCCTTGGACTGGACACTCAG TTTGTGTGTCTGGAAGGCTTGGTGACATCCATATCAGACTTGTATCCATCCTTCTTTTTCACTGGTCATCGACGTAAACTACTTCTGCTGGTCATCTGTGGTGTAGCCTTCGTTATTGGCCTGTTCATGGTGACCGAG GGAGGACTTTATGTATTTCTGCTGTTTGACTACTATGCTTGCAGTGGAATACCAGTCATGGTTTTTGCCATTTTGGAGTCCATCTGTGTGGGATGGATATTTG GTGCTGATCGTTATTACgacaaaataaaggaaatgatcgGCTACTACCCCTCTTCGTATATGAAATATTGTTGGAGGTTCTTCACTCCACTTGTCTGTGCT GGAATATTGCTGTTCTCTCTGGTCAAGTTCACCCCGCTGAAATACAACAACACCTACCAGTACCCCTGGTGGGGTCACGCCATCGGGATATTTCTTGCTCTCTCTTCAGTTATCCTGACTCCTCTGTGGATTATCTATAGTATGGCAGTAACCCCGGGAACAGTGAGACAG AGACTGAAAACATTATGCACTCCAGCAGCCGACCTATGTAACACACCAAAGAAGACTCTTTACCCTGAAACGGCTCGTTCTGATACAGAGCTTAGTGCTTTAACTGAAAAACCAAAAGATGGCCGTTCTGAAG AAACTGATTGTGTTTTGCATCCCTGA